The genomic interval TGGGTGTATCTGAAACTTAATTCTCATGCTTGGCCCAATAACGCCTCAGCATTGAGGAGGTGGATACTGTTTATGACATGTCGGGAGTAGAAATGCAACATTTTActtgcaaaaaaatatgtgaGTAATAAACTAAAAGTTAccttaaaatcaattttaatttgagaATAAATATCATTCTCTGATGAGAtcaaaatggtcccacatggctGACAATTTGCGTTTTCCCTGTGTTTGGTCCATTTTCCACGGCACGAAGACAATGAGGTAGGAACCGTgagatgtggattgtttcagcagctccatTGCATTGACAGACGTGCTTCCTTTTAAAAACAGTTTGCCGCGTCTTGGCTGTGTCGACTCAGTTCAATGAGCTCATGCATCGGTCACGTGATTTTTGTCAAAGCGGTATGGGCACCGACGCAGGGATTGCTCCATGAGCGCCGAAAATTATGAAGAAGAAAATTGTGGTGatacacgtcaggctacggcgaagagttgtaaatcgggtctgccttggcaGCGTAGGTCTGCTGCAGAAGCGTAACTCATgcttcacacacaacgtcatgtgtggagtaaaaatggaacagctcaccaacatcaacacctcatccccaccgtgaagcatggtggagggagcatcatgatttggggctgttttgctacgtcATGGCCTGgagaacttgcaatcattaatggaagaatgaatccaaaagtttatcaggatgttttgcaggaaaacctgaggccgtctgtcagacagttgaagctaaaaagaggatggatgctgcaagaagactgatccaaaacacagaagtaaatcaacttcagaatggtttcagaagaacaaaatacacgttctggagtggccccattgagatgctgtggcatgacctaaagacagggattcatgccagaaatcccaggaatctgactgaactacagcagttttgtagagaaaattgggccaagattagtcctgatcgatgtgccagactgatctgcagctacaggaagtgtctggttgaagttattgctgccaaaggggggccacataatattaaatgtgatggttcacttacttatctctcctctttctgtcattgtttgcatactattctcattaaaatatgacaacctataaatgtttgggtgattttagttaaagccgacaccgttttttcatctgtgtgattttcacaaagatcagatcacatttgatggggattttatgcggaaatgtgagaaattccaaaaggttcagataccacTATACTCAAATTTGAAAACCGGTCAATTTAGACCCAGACAAAATACAAAGGGCTAAACATAGGTAATTAAACATTTTTAGATTGCATGTTCAGTAAAATTATTTGCAGTGCAATTTCTTAACATTTCTGtactttttttacatttactatGTGGACTTAAAGAAGTGCTTTAACTTCAGATTTTACTATCCTCATATAAATAAGTGCTTTAACTTCAGATTTTACTATCCTCATATAAATATGAAGgcctaaaaatgtttgggtggttttagttaaaacaattttttttccgtCTGggcaattttgacaaagatcagatcacatttgttggggattttatgcagaaatgtgagaaattccaaaaggttcagatactttttcataccactgtactcaaACTTGAAAACGGATCAATTTAGACCCAATCAAAATACAAAGGGCTAAACATAGGTGATTCAACATTTTTACAGTGCATGTTCAGCAAAATTATTTACAGTGTAATTTATTAAaatcaattaattaataattaaaagtaATTCCGGGACTTTTTTACATTTACTATATGCCCCTAAAGAAATGCTTTAACTTCATATTGTAAAACAtggattttcaaaatgtattgtatatattcatttatttatgcaACTATCTGAATTTGACGCACACAGCATCAACCCTGCAAGAGGAGAATGTTTAAAAGACTCCCATTTGGACTCAGAAAGAGCATGGCAATAATTCGAATTACACGCCCATCAATTTGTCAACTCAGTCAAATAGTTTCACTTTTGCATTGCGATAATGAAGTGATACCACAAAACGCATTGAAACGTTGCTTGGCCTTTTAAAAAGTGTTTCCTCTCGTCAGACTCAACTATTTTGAAACAAATGGATTAACTAAGAAAACACAATGACGACGTCGTCATCGACACGTCGCAGCGTGTGGGTAAAAGGTGTGAGGTATGTTGACTACGTGCGCTTGATGAGCTttgaatgaatggttttacaaaGCATGTGGAATTTGCCACCGATTACAGACAACAAAAAACGTGCTTTTGGATATTTGATCAAGTCGGTCCTGTAAACGGTACCGAGCACGCGCACCATGTTCAGAAGTACTTTTCAGGGTGGATTTCTGTCTATATTATATAGCATCGGCAGCAAACCTCTTCAGATATGGGATATAAAGGTATATCAATAATAGCTTGAATTTAATAGCGTCTGCATTGGGTTTGTTATTTTCATGTATGAACTATATTTTATAATCGTGTTTATATGGTGCTTGTGTTATCTTTCATTTTGCGCCTAAATTGATTGCAATCttacataaataaaaacacgTCATTATCAAAATTGGAGGATCACAATTGGGTTGGAAGTGGtagatggcattttttttttttttttaactaaataatgAGATTGAAACGAATCTAGAAGAATGAGAATATTTTACATCTTGCATGCTGGCGTATGGTAAGTAAAAATTATTATGCAGTGGAAATCGACTGTAGAAATAAAATTAGCAATACCCAATATTTACAGTGGATGAATGCAGTGTTGTAATAAGCCTTCTATTgatgatttattttaaaataatattacacatTTACCTTTACACGTAATATTTcgtctgcgattggctggcaaccagttcagggtgtaccctgcctactgcccgccgtagttagctgggataggctccagcacctccgcgacccttgtgaggaaaagcggcatggaaaatgaatgaatgaatgaatgaatgaataatatttTGTTGTAATTTAGTTGTTGTTTAGTTGTACAAAGTGACTTTATTTTTCAACAGCAATACACTTCATTCTTATTTATTCAATAGAAAGCGGGAACCTCTAaagtttatcaaagttttctttGCACACATTTTTCGGTTTTCTGTGGCTTGTCCACATTTATTGTTGAGCACACAAACAGGATATACAAAGGTACATATCAAACTGGTTTATCATGTGCAATTGTCTATTCCAGTTGTTATTTTGACCAGTGTGGAAAGCCAATGTCAAAGTTTTACACCCGAAGATAGTTATTCAAAATAACCTTCATTGAATCTGATTGATTCTGATTGCAAGGTAAATCTCCAATTCGGCCCGAGAGTCGGTTGATGTGTTGTGTTCTCTGCTTATGTatgtgcaatgaaaaacagatttttttatttttattttttaattaaattttatgttttatttgaaaACAGAAGAAGTGATGGAACTTTTATTAATCCACCAATACTGCACACCTAAAACACCGCTAGATGTCAGTATCACTCTATTAATACTTTCATTCACGCTGCATTATTTGTTCTGTCAGGCGTAGTTTgaatgtattttggtttcatttcctTGAACTGTGCAATATTTACATTCTGTTTATTTGTAAATGGCAGTTTAAATTGTTCAACTTAGAAACTTAGAAATCAATAAGTGTCGCAAAATGAGATGTGTTCCACAGTATGTCTCTATCAGAGGAACTTTTAAAAAAGACATAAACGTACATTACCCACTGTAAAAGTAACAGCCATTAAAATGAAAGATCTTCATAATTACACATTTAGAATGTTTCTAGACGAAATATTACTATATTGAATGAATACAGCATAGTAATTTATTAATCAGCTTTTACTTGATATTTAGAGATAAATAAAGGTGACTGTGTGTATCCATAATTAGATATTTTCGAAGGAATAAATGTCACACTATAATGTTTGATCTAAGATTGACTTATCAAAATAGTAATTGCACATTACTCAcgcaagaaaagaaaaaaaacctaaaaaaaaatcaatcttcaaaatatttacACATAATTGGAACCTGCCACCTCACAAAAAATGTATCTATGTCTTTTAAAGGTTAAGAATGGGCATATCAAACGAGTTACAGACAATGACATCAACTCGCTCGTGCTGGAGGTAGAGGGTTCAAATGTCAGGTAAGTTTCACATTTTAACTGAAATACTGAGAAACCATGCACCACCTGTAAAAGTCACCTTTGACATTTATGTGCTTCAACAGTACCAACTACATCACCTGCCCTGCTGATCCTAGGCAAACACTtggtatcaaaatgccttttcttgttATGATCGTCAAGAAAACTAGGAGATATTTCAGCTTTGAAGTCCAGGCACTGAAACATTcactttaaaatttttgatcataTACACTAACTCATTGCAAGTCCTGTTGAGTCATCTTCTCTTGGTCTACTTCCATTTCAACTTTCAGGTTTTAGATGACCAGAATTTACGTCGGCGGTTTCGGGCAAGTAATCACCACAGCAAGACACAAGTGAATTCATTTATGTGCACTATGCCAATAAATGTTGATGACCGCTGGAACCAGTTTCAGTTCAATTTAGCAGACATCACCAGGAGGGCTTATGGAACCAGTTATGTAGAGACACAACGCGTGCAGGTAAGTGTGTGTTGGAGGGTGGGGGGATTAATGATAAATGAATGCCATTATAACTTTTACCACATACACATGATCTAAAATGTCATAATAGTGTAAAATAACATCAACTGTAACCACTGGTAATagtaaaattgtaaaaaaaaaaaaaaaaaaatcctctaaAAACTTCACCATCACAGGCAAATGTGAAAGGGATTTTCTAAACATGTCccaagcaattaaaaaacatctttatttgctaaacaaatatttttggaaACGTTAACCATTGTAAAGCATAAAAACTAGTGGTTCACCGAAATGGGATTTTTAAAtggcgatttaaaaaaaaaaaaaaaaaaaaattaagccgatTTTGATAGCCATTATTTAAGGCCGAtatacttttttcttttcttttttttttaaagcacgtaGATTAAATTGcctcaacagcttcaaattcacaatgatgacctgagacAAACGATTAATTCGGTTTTGTGCTACCAAACCAACCAACGCCGCAgttctttttatgattatacacactcagcaagactgtacatttttttcaaataaacccACCAGGATGTCAAAacgagatgtaaacaagtgaggGTGTGCGTTTAAaaggatgctcgccatgctaaagctaattcTGTgactgctatgctaatgctacgagttacatttagtgtgtaaggatCACCCAGTAAACATCTTAAAAGGCTATagaaacattgcatattctcttatGCAAGATTTTAAAAGAAatctttaaaatctttaaatatttacaaaacaggcaaacCTGAAGCTTTCTGTATCAGCCTGCCCTACAATCAGTCAGTGGTGACCACAGCTGCCCACatagatgcctgatcaaaatccttttttatcggcttatttttgtttgtgaaTAGGCCACTGGctgatgttggaaaaaagtccatatatcggtcgacctctaatgaaaatacaatattctgggTTTAATTTCCCTCTTGTTGGACTCCTTGCCCACGAACCCCGTTTTTCCACAGCTCAGGTGTCCTTGGGGAAGGGACCTGAATGACTGAATAGTTCCGCATCCACTGTGATGAGTGGAAATGAGAAATTCATTTTAATGAATGCTTGCAAAGCTCATGAGTCATGACAGTATAAACTAAAAcctaatttcttttttaatctGAACTCTCCCACCTTTTCTTTCAGATTCATGCTAATTGTCGTATTAGGAGAGTTTATTTCACAGATAGGCAATATACAGAGGATGAGCTCCCACCTGAGTTTAAATTGGTTATTCCTGTCAAGAAACAGGATGGAAGGTAGGAAAAAGGATGAGTACACATTTGAATGATGAGAtgttttaaaccttttttttctcctttgcaGTAAAAAGGGAGTTCCAAGACCTGTTGTAGCACGACAGACGTAAAGCATGTTGcagagtagatatcatattttatgttggcaTATGGTTAAAAGATGTGATCCACAGCTGGAAATACAGTATACACTTTCATATTGGTAGTCACTTCCTAATATTTGTAAACAAATCCAACTTATTTGTATTGTATGATTTGTTAAAATTATGAATATTTCTGTGTATTGTATGAATGAATGTACATAATGCATGTTTATTGACATTTTGTCAATTATAAAATCGGAAACTATCTTTGTTGTGGTGGTTTAATTTTGCCAAAATATTGGTTACACCTAATTTGAATGCTTATCATAACGCcgtaataagactgtcataatcatgacatgactatGAAGTAatacttataacagatgtcactaTCATTCAGTGAATTATCTAACTTGATGCAAAGTTGGCATTTGTTTAAAATGTCTTTAGGCTAGACTTAAGacccttaatgacatctgtcacaagCATTCATTTATGTGCAAGTGTCATGTCATCACTGTGACAATATAATGATAAAAGCACTGAAAAAGTTATACAAAATTATCTAAAATTAAGTCCACATTCTATGGATGCAAATGTGTAAGACTGATTTTAAACAAGTAACAGAAATATTCAAGAAAAATTGCATGATTGTCTCTAAACACTAACAGCTGATTACATGATGTCAACCTCTATACAGTAGAAGTGGTCTAAAACGTGTGGCCCGGGAGGAAATTGCAGCCCACAGGACAGTATATTGCAGCCCCCCTCTTATGGTGGCCATACATCCTGCGGGACAAtcctttgaaaaaatgcttctcCCTGCATCCCGTACAGCCTCAAGCAGGCCACTTCTTTGTCATTTTTGGTGTTGGACCTGAACTCCACACACTCCAGTGTGTCAGTGAATGCTCGCTGCAATAAGGGCAGCTACAGAACGACAAAATTAAGCACttacattattttttatgtCAATATCTGATATTCTGCCATCTCAATATTTAGGCGCGACTGCCACAATTGAGCCATTTATGGTTGCCCAAGAGTTTTTAACAAGAGGAAATTGATGAGTTTCAATTGTTGTTTGTGTTAGCAATGCTAGCAGTTAGCCGCATTCCATGTTATGTTTCGTAGGAGTGGATGTGCTGGaatcttctttttgaaaaaaactcTCAATACTGTTAAATATTATCTGCTTAATAAAAAATCTTACACCACATCAGTGTTGTGTTGTTATAAACATTCTCTTTGTGATATGCACCtgtaacatgttttgtttttatgtgtttgtCCTGACATTCATATTCTCATAACAGTGTTGCTAATTTTCATCATGCAAAAGGTGATGtattttatgattaaaaaaaaaaaaaattcacaacttaatttaaactttttaaaaattttttttatctaggTGTCAAAGAGAACAGGCAGTTATTTAAGTTTATTATGCAAATGCAGTTTGCACATTTAAAACCATTAATGCTATACATTGTAGCAGTGGGCTGTGCAAGAGGGAGGcattagcaaaataaaaatactatcAATAAAATTGACTTCCAAATTCCTTGTAAGGATATGTAGtgcagaaaatgaataaatcatGTAGAAAATTGTATTGTTGTGGGGAGTATGCTTGAGTTTGATTTTCCTTTCTCACTATAAATGCCACAAAGTTGTCCTTTTTGGTGTTGTTGAAATAGCCACTCTACCACTACTTGACATTGTTACACGTTTCTGCTGCCCTAGGCTTCAATATACTGAATAGATATTTTTGAATCACAGTCTAAGATGGCATTGTGTTGGACTTTAGGCTCGTGACAAATTTAACGGCGTCAAGAGGtcatccaaagaaaactggCAACAGTCACTTGGTTAAAACGTAATCACAAAGTCACACTGGTTGGAAAGAAGATATCTTTCTCAAAAACTGCTGTGAAGGGAACGGTTGGCAACCATCAGAGACAGTTTCATGAAAAGttggagacagaatgtgtgtaaTACTGGATTTACACTGCAAAACTTGTTACGTTTCGCGGacgggcaggtggtgtggaatcAAATGCAGGAAAAGCACGGAGGCGAGGCAGACAGGTGgtgcaaaaatgttttaattgaaGCTAAcagaaagtacaaacaaaagactGCAGAGTATATACGGAGGCAAACAAAAGACTGGTGACAAACAACTTTCTAAACACAGGAGGATGAGGGCACAGGAACACAAGGGCCTCAAACTGACGTGGACAATGTCGCAACAGGGACTCAACAAAAACAGGATGCTTatatacacagacaaggggtaacgggacaatgaggcacaggtgggtgacacgagAGGGGGCAGATTAGAGAATACACAAGGAGCAAGCACAAAAGGTGAACTCAATGGGTAACCACGGGGACAAGCCACACTAGGAAGAAACAAACATATCCTAACAAAATTAGAATTAAGATACAAATAGTTTTTCCTCAACTGCTGAGGAAAATGAAACATAGCAGAGATGAGAGGGGAGCGGGCCAACAATAGTCTTTAAGTTCTGAAGAACTGATCATGCTCTCAACTCATGATTCATTTAAGACTCAACTAAAGATTGGATTAATTGTAATTTTTACAATAATTGAGACCTTTTCTTGCCGAATATTTGATGTGGACCACACTCACCCCGGCTTAAGACTATCTCCAGCGGCCCTCCGATAAAtttggagagacagcgagaaccaaaagtggtatttgccatgtggcataatggattttgccccgtggcatttttttttttaccccgtggcattttttttgccatgtggcaaaatggattttttctgccatgtggtatttttttttttgccatgtggcaaaattgattttgccatgtggcatttttttgccacgtggaaaatggattttgccatgtggctaaatgtattctgccatgtggcatttttcggtatgtggcaaaatggattttggtttaaaataattGGAAAATCTGGccgtgcatagctgtcaatggcataacCTTACTTGGGTGGCAATTGAATGTCAATACGCTCTAATGTTAAGTGTAtcatcaaaaatcacagccacacatgtatttctgccagttaaaatgaatggaaaatttggacgttcatagccgtcaatggcatagccttacttgggtgccaattgaatgtcaatgcgcggtAATGCTaaatgtatggtcaaaaatcacagccacacgtttttctgccatttaatatgaatggaaaatttggatgtacatagctgtcaatggcttggacgtgcatggcctgcagaaaaaatgccattaccccccccccccccccccccaataaaaaaaatgccacatacctccccccaaaaatgccgcaaaccaaaatccattttgccacgtaccaaaaaaatgccacgtcaaaatacattttgccatatggcaaaaaaatgccacatggcaaaatcaattttgccacatggcaaaaaaagtgccacatggcaaaatccattttgcaaatatataataataatataataataataataataattattattattattatatattttggcaaataccacttttgttgTCGCCCTGCTGGAGATGGATGGAGAGTAAATTTGATTTTGAGACACCTGCTCTCGAATGAGCATGACTCATACACCACCTAGTGTTCAGAAACATGAAAACGAGGTACTGAGCAACCGCAAATCTACTGTATTTCAATAAATGAAGAAGCAGAAATATGGGTTGTTGTAAGGCATCGTACTGATATTTTACCGAAGAACAGACGTTGAAATGATAGAAAACTACTTGTGTGGGACTGCCAAGACTACTTTGGGTCTTCCGAGCACACATAAGAGTCACTGAACGCAGCACTCGTGCTTGCACGAACGCGCAGGCGCACTACGCCACTGGCTCATCTCTCGCGAGGAACGGCGCCGTTATCGGAACCTCGACAAACAACACGAGAATTCATCATTCACACGGTAATATAAGCCCATCCTCGGTTGGGAATACGTTGATTGGCAGTGGTGCGGGAAGGAATCAGTTTAAAACAATATTTCCTCGTTATTTCCCCATATAGGTTTAGTACTATCTTACGATGTTTTGTGGCCTTCAGGCCCAACTTAGCATGCTAACCACTAGGTTAGCTTATAGGACTTTGCGTCAGCTTTAACATTAGCACACGGATGCGCGCTAGCTAACTTGCGCTAGCGACGGATGCTGTCGGATTAAACAAGTAGTACATGACAAGTTAGTAGTTCCCGTTTTGCATTAGTTGTTCTCATTTACTCTCATTTTTGTCGTATAGATCTCCGGGATGGTTAATTCGTTCCCATATAtattgtcttaaaaaaaaaaaaaagtgccaatTGTTTTTCAAAACGTTTTATTCtttcatcaaagaaaacagAACCTTTAAAACGTGTCGTGTATCATTCGTATTTGACGAACAACAAGCTCAAACAAGCATATGCCATCGTTAGCGCAATAGCGTCAATCAGAAGAAAAATATGCATTTACATAATTGGAGCAATGAATCAGTGTAAAATTCGGAGTTTACTCAGAACAGATCTGATACGCATtgtattcaaaataaataaataaataaataaataaacaaactcaTTGTTCCTCACCTACAGTGAATGTTTCATTTGTTATGTCGATGTTTGTGATAAAAACACTTGGATTTTTCTATGTACATACCAATGTAATGATACAGAAGTGTGTTATATTTTATCACCTAATGTTTCTACAAAGCATAAATTGTCACCAATTTAATATCTCCCATCCTTTAATCCATCTTTTTGGGAATTGTCAAATTCAAACGCAAGTATAAACGGTGATTATGGGCCTGACGGTCAACTTGCATGTCAATAAAGAGATGCTATGGAGTTATGATAGGAGGA from Corythoichthys intestinalis isolate RoL2023-P3 chromosome 5, ASM3026506v1, whole genome shotgun sequence carries:
- the LOC130916578 gene encoding cilia- and flagella-associated protein 20-like — translated: MFRSTFQGGFLSILYSIGSKPLQIWDIKVKNGHIKRVTDNDINSLVLEVEGSNVSTNYITCPADPRQTLGIKMPFLVMIVKKTRRYFSFEVQVLDDQNLRRRFRASNHHSKTQVNSFMCTMPINVDDRWNQFQFNLADITRRAYGTSYVETQRVQIHANCRIRRVYFTDRQYTEDELPPEFKLVIPVKKQDGR